The following proteins are encoded in a genomic region of Sorangiineae bacterium MSr12523:
- the rtcR gene encoding RNA repair transcriptional activator RtcR, translating to MDRKKLVVITLLGSTLDRGRGNGRWDRWRPTVALTQHEDLLIDRLELLYGKESYDLSDTVITDIRHASPETKVVGHIVNFEDAWDFERVYGTLHDFARAYPFDTDKEDYLVHITTGTHVAQICLFLLTESRYFPARLLQTSPGKRKDGKDASPGTYAIIDLDLSKYDRLGSRFQKEKASGQSFLKSGIDTRNRAFNELIERIEQVAIGSRAPILLTGPTGAGKSKLARRIFELKKARRQVTGEFAEVNCATLRGDAAMSALFGHVKGAFTGAVANRPGLLRKAHQGVLFLDEVGELGADEQAMLLRAIEEKVFYPMGSDREVTSDFQLITGTNRDLRARIAGGQFRDDLFARINLWTFRLPALHERTEDIPPNLDFELEQISASLRVNITMSKEARERFLRFASKWTWPGNFRDFDAAVTRMATLADGGRITERVVADEIERLRAGGSDGASPGNGAGDEKELIARALGAERAAHLDRFDRVQLEDVLAVCAGTRSLSEAGRELFAHSRAERTSVNDSDRLRKYLARFGIEFSAFQQRLTAR from the coding sequence ATGGACCGGAAAAAGCTCGTCGTCATCACCCTTTTGGGCAGCACGCTCGACCGCGGCCGCGGAAATGGCCGCTGGGATCGCTGGCGCCCGACGGTGGCCCTTACCCAGCACGAGGACCTGCTCATCGATCGGCTCGAGCTCCTGTACGGCAAGGAGAGTTACGATCTCTCGGACACGGTGATCACGGATATTCGCCATGCTTCGCCAGAGACGAAGGTGGTCGGGCACATCGTGAACTTCGAGGATGCGTGGGACTTCGAGCGCGTCTACGGTACCTTGCACGACTTTGCACGGGCGTACCCCTTCGACACGGACAAGGAAGATTACCTGGTCCACATCACCACGGGCACGCACGTCGCGCAGATATGTCTCTTTCTTTTGACGGAGTCGCGCTATTTCCCGGCGCGACTCCTCCAAACGTCGCCCGGGAAGCGAAAGGACGGCAAGGACGCGAGCCCCGGCACGTACGCGATCATCGATCTCGATTTGTCCAAGTACGACCGGCTCGGGTCGCGCTTTCAGAAAGAAAAAGCGTCGGGGCAGTCGTTTCTCAAATCGGGAATCGACACGCGCAACCGCGCTTTCAACGAATTGATCGAGCGCATCGAGCAGGTGGCCATCGGTTCGCGCGCGCCCATTTTGCTTACGGGGCCGACGGGGGCGGGCAAGAGCAAGCTCGCACGGCGCATCTTCGAGCTGAAAAAGGCACGAAGGCAGGTGACCGGCGAGTTCGCCGAGGTCAACTGCGCAACCTTGCGCGGGGATGCGGCCATGAGCGCTCTGTTCGGCCACGTCAAAGGGGCGTTTACCGGCGCCGTCGCCAACCGCCCCGGTTTGCTGCGCAAGGCGCATCAAGGTGTTCTCTTTTTGGACGAGGTGGGCGAGCTCGGTGCCGACGAGCAGGCGATGCTTCTCCGCGCCATCGAGGAAAAGGTGTTCTATCCCATGGGCTCGGATCGGGAGGTCACCAGCGATTTTCAGCTCATCACGGGGACCAATCGCGATTTGCGCGCGCGCATTGCGGGAGGCCAATTTCGCGACGATCTTTTCGCACGCATCAATTTGTGGACCTTCCGTCTCCCGGCCCTGCACGAGCGGACCGAGGACATTCCGCCGAATCTCGATTTCGAGCTCGAGCAAATTTCCGCGAGCCTTCGCGTGAACATCACCATGAGCAAGGAGGCGCGTGAGCGCTTTTTGCGGTTTGCTTCGAAATGGACGTGGCCGGGCAATTTTCGCGACTTCGATGCAGCGGTCACGCGCATGGCCACGTTGGCCGATGGCGGCCGCATCACCGAGCGCGTGGTGGCCGACGAGATCGAGCGGCTGCGGGCAGGCGGCTCGGACGGAGCCAGCCCGGGCAACGGCGCCGGCGATGAAAAGGAGCTGATCGCGCGCGCCCTCGGTGCCGAACGGGCGGCGCATCTGGATCGGTTCGATCGCGTGCAGCTCGAGGACGTGCTTGCCGTGTGCGCGGGGACTCGCTCGCTGTCGGAGGCGGGCCGCGAGCTTTTCGCCCACTCGCGTGCCGAGCGCACCAGCGTGAACGATTCGGATCGTTTACGGAAATACCTGGCGCGCTTCGGCATCGAGTTTTCGGCCTTTCAGCAGCGTCTCACCGCACGGTGA
- the tuf gene encoding elongation factor Tu: MGKMHLNVGTIGHVDHGKTTLTSAITKVMAALHGGRARSLEQIDSAPEERMRGITINLAHVEYESMTRHYAHIDCPGHADYVKNMITGASQMDGAIVLVDGSQGAQEQTREHVLLARQVGVKHVVVFVNKTDIADPELLELVVLEVQDLLAAHGYEGSPIIKGSALQAIQAVDEGQHDDARTAAIRELVHAMDTHFPDPQRDFAAPFLLPIEDVFTIEGRGTVVTGRVDRGILPVGATVEIIGLTDEGKPRVVVVTGIQSFHKDRPEARAGENVGLLLRGVKRDEVVRGQVVSIPGSIRPHIEGEAELYILTAKEGGRHTPFGTGYMPQFFFGTTDVTGMIDVPGDIAQPGDHTRVSFRLQHAIAVEPGMRFSLREGKKTVGAGVVLTVR; encoded by the coding sequence ATGGGCAAGATGCATCTCAATGTCGGTACCATCGGACACGTTGACCACGGGAAAACCACGCTGACGAGCGCGATCACCAAGGTGATGGCCGCTCTGCACGGCGGGCGTGCGCGCTCGCTCGAGCAGATCGACAGCGCGCCGGAAGAGCGGATGCGCGGCATCACCATCAACCTCGCGCACGTGGAGTACGAGTCGATGACGCGCCACTATGCGCACATCGACTGCCCGGGTCACGCCGATTACGTGAAAAACATGATCACCGGTGCGTCGCAGATGGATGGCGCGATCGTGCTCGTCGACGGCTCGCAAGGGGCGCAAGAGCAGACGCGCGAGCACGTTTTGCTGGCGAGGCAGGTGGGCGTGAAGCACGTCGTCGTGTTCGTGAACAAGACCGATATCGCGGATCCCGAGCTGCTCGAGCTCGTCGTCCTCGAGGTGCAAGATCTCCTCGCGGCACACGGGTACGAGGGCTCGCCGATCATCAAAGGCTCCGCGCTCCAGGCCATTCAGGCCGTGGACGAGGGCCAGCACGACGATGCACGCACCGCGGCCATCCGCGAGCTCGTGCATGCCATGGACACACATTTTCCCGACCCGCAGCGCGATTTCGCGGCGCCGTTTCTCTTGCCCATCGAGGACGTATTCACCATCGAAGGGCGCGGCACCGTCGTCACCGGGCGTGTCGATCGCGGTATTCTCCCCGTCGGCGCGACCGTCGAAATCATTGGCCTCACCGACGAGGGCAAACCCCGCGTCGTGGTGGTCACCGGCATCCAGTCGTTCCACAAGGACCGGCCGGAGGCCCGCGCGGGCGAAAACGTCGGGCTGCTCCTCCGGGGCGTCAAGCGCGACGAGGTCGTCCGCGGCCAAGTCGTGTCCATTCCCGGCTCCATCCGGCCTCATATCGAGGGTGAGGCGGAGCTGTACATTCTTACTGCGAAGGAGGGCGGCCGGCACACCCCGTTCGGTACGGGCTATATGCCGCAGTTCTTCTTCGGTACCACCGACGTCACCGGCATGATCGACGTGCCCGGCGACATCGCGCAGCCCGGCGACCATACGCGGGTGAGCTTTCGCCTGCAGCATGCCATCGCCGTCGAACCGGGCATGCGGTTTTCGCTCCGCGAGGGGAAGAAGACCGTGGGCGCCGGTGTCGTCCTCACCGTGCGGTGA
- a CDS encoding SMI1/KNR4 family protein, which translates to MARIRTAIQRVSRWMNTHGAPLLVENLAPGATAERLAQAETEFGVALPADLRALWSLHDGQREQHANGFIEIYNLLSVEWALVQRETVLAGIEFARESPDWWKESGGTEEELLSDHWLPFAAQDSDSLVVHGLTGRVFQCDHDDSPKLLAPSLGQWFERFAAQVEADDYAVEEGFGDYYLERRDREAEHRAELRQQQEAAHQRMRREVPILDQFRVAISNKDAERCIEVLQDAGDDFNGAVELLFKDDLETTFVASALRPFLNAVTTLTPDQWVDVAVGGALLGNHAIRDIAASHATELSASRLKQLEKAMAAASSPLEHDAMESVLQKLRAMQPADPPPNEGQGNWLSRLFKKRPPKA; encoded by the coding sequence ATGGCTCGCATTCGAACCGCGATTCAACGCGTATCGCGCTGGATGAATACGCACGGGGCGCCGTTGCTGGTGGAGAATCTGGCCCCGGGTGCGACCGCCGAGCGTCTCGCGCAAGCCGAAACGGAGTTCGGCGTTGCCTTGCCTGCCGACCTGCGCGCGCTTTGGTCTCTGCACGACGGACAACGCGAACAGCACGCGAATGGCTTCATCGAAATCTACAATTTGCTCTCGGTGGAATGGGCACTCGTCCAACGCGAGACTGTCCTCGCGGGCATCGAATTTGCGCGCGAGTCTCCGGATTGGTGGAAAGAATCCGGCGGCACGGAGGAGGAGCTCCTCTCGGATCATTGGCTGCCCTTTGCGGCGCAAGATTCCGACTCGCTCGTGGTGCACGGACTGACAGGCCGTGTGTTCCAATGCGACCATGACGACTCGCCCAAGCTTCTCGCGCCCTCACTTGGCCAGTGGTTCGAACGATTCGCGGCCCAGGTGGAGGCCGATGACTACGCCGTCGAAGAGGGCTTTGGCGATTATTATCTGGAGCGCCGCGATCGTGAGGCGGAGCATCGAGCCGAACTCCGGCAGCAGCAGGAAGCGGCGCACCAGCGAATGCGGCGAGAGGTCCCCATCCTCGACCAGTTTCGCGTGGCCATCTCGAACAAGGACGCGGAGCGCTGCATCGAAGTTTTGCAAGACGCGGGCGACGACTTCAATGGCGCGGTGGAGCTTCTTTTCAAGGACGATCTCGAGACGACGTTCGTGGCGAGCGCGCTGCGCCCCTTTTTGAATGCGGTGACCACGCTCACCCCGGATCAATGGGTCGATGTCGCCGTCGGGGGAGCGCTCCTCGGCAACCACGCGATTCGCGATATTGCCGCATCCCACGCAACCGAACTTTCCGCCTCCCGCTTGAAGCAGCTCGAGAAGGCGATGGCAGCGGCGTCGTCCCCGCTGGAGCACGACGCGATGGAAAGCGTGCTCCAAAAATTGCGCGCCATGCAACCCGCCGATCCCCCTCCCAACGAGGGACAGGGCAACTGGCTATCGCGACTGTTCAAAAAGCGGCCGCCGAAAGCGTGA
- a CDS encoding LysR substrate-binding domain-containing protein, with product MNALPSLHALHCFDVASRSTSFTEAARTLHLTHGAISRQIRALETALGVRLFVRGGRQVSLTAEGTALKQITERAFGILHEGIAEMQRRHERPLVLSCEPTLALQWLIPRLSGLYEAHPDLVVHIESSGGPIDFARAGVDLAIRRQDFPIAPGIACEPLMDEWLGPVCSPGYAKSLRGKHALGAVTLLHTRTRPHAFRDWSKATSHRLRAKRQLTFDHFSLSLQSAIAGLGLAIGPFPLVADALKTNQLVAPFGFVRGDVGYVVLSPAHHETDLRLQVLGGWLRSQAGELQPSGVGKVRRR from the coding sequence ATGAACGCTCTTCCGTCGCTACACGCGTTGCACTGTTTCGACGTGGCATCGCGCTCGACGAGTTTCACCGAGGCCGCGCGCACCTTGCATCTTACCCACGGCGCCATCAGCCGGCAGATTCGGGCTTTGGAAACGGCGCTGGGCGTCCGCCTCTTCGTCCGCGGCGGGCGACAGGTGTCGTTGACTGCGGAGGGGACCGCGCTCAAGCAGATCACCGAGCGCGCCTTCGGCATTTTGCACGAGGGTATCGCCGAGATGCAGCGCCGGCACGAGCGCCCGCTGGTTCTCTCGTGCGAGCCGACCCTCGCGCTTCAATGGCTCATTCCGCGACTTTCGGGCCTTTACGAGGCGCACCCGGACCTCGTCGTCCACATCGAATCGAGCGGCGGACCCATCGATTTCGCGCGCGCAGGCGTCGACTTGGCCATCCGGCGCCAAGATTTTCCCATCGCGCCGGGCATTGCGTGTGAGCCACTGATGGACGAGTGGCTCGGTCCCGTATGCAGCCCGGGGTATGCAAAAAGTCTCCGAGGCAAGCACGCCTTGGGGGCCGTCACGTTGCTGCACACCCGCACGCGCCCCCACGCCTTCCGCGATTGGTCGAAAGCCACCTCGCACCGGCTGCGCGCGAAGCGCCAACTCACCTTCGACCATTTTTCCCTCAGCCTTCAATCGGCCATCGCCGGCCTAGGCCTCGCCATCGGGCCCTTTCCCCTCGTCGCCGATGCGCTGAAAACGAACCAACTCGTGGCCCCCTTCGGGTTCGTGCGCGGCGATGTCGGGTATGTCGTTCTCTCGCCCGCGCACCACGAAACCGATCTGCGGCTCCAGGTCCTAGGAGGCTGGCTGCGTTCGCAGGCCGGGGAGCTACAACCAAGCGGCGTAGGCAAGGTCCGTCGCCGCTGA
- the ltaE gene encoding low-specificity L-threonine aldolase — MIDLRSDTVTLPTQAMKEAMLRAELGDDVYGEDPTVNRLERHTAELLGKEAGLFVTTGTMGNLCAILTHGVRGARVIAGNESHVYRSEAGGASVLGGLVLHPIQNTDDGGLDIDELTTALESPDDPHIAPAGLLTLENTQNRCGGAVLDAAAIARFADLAHARSIPVHIDGARLFNAAIALGVSARSLVESVDSVQVCFSKGLAAPVGSMLVGPADFIHRARRIRKMIGGGMRQAGVIAAACQVALDTMVERLAEDHARARRLADGITAVNAPEISVVAPRSNIVVLTSKRADGRIERLVAGLRQEGILVGATAARLRAVLHHGIDDDQLERAIGAFQRFLRAGSG, encoded by the coding sequence ATGATCGACCTGCGAAGCGATACGGTGACCCTTCCCACACAGGCCATGAAAGAGGCCATGCTGCGCGCCGAACTGGGCGACGACGTGTACGGCGAAGATCCCACCGTCAATCGGCTCGAACGGCACACGGCGGAGCTCCTTGGCAAAGAGGCGGGGCTTTTCGTCACGACCGGCACCATGGGGAACCTGTGCGCCATCCTCACGCATGGTGTCCGCGGCGCGCGCGTCATCGCGGGGAACGAAAGCCACGTGTACCGCTCCGAGGCGGGAGGGGCCTCCGTGTTGGGCGGGCTGGTACTCCACCCGATTCAAAACACGGACGACGGCGGACTCGACATCGACGAACTCACGACGGCGCTCGAGAGCCCGGACGATCCTCACATTGCGCCGGCGGGGTTGCTCACCCTCGAGAACACACAGAATCGATGCGGCGGTGCCGTGCTCGACGCGGCGGCCATCGCTCGGTTTGCGGATCTCGCGCATGCGCGATCCATTCCCGTCCACATCGATGGCGCGCGCCTCTTCAATGCGGCGATAGCCCTGGGCGTCAGTGCTCGCTCACTGGTGGAATCAGTGGATAGCGTGCAGGTGTGCTTTTCCAAAGGGCTTGCGGCTCCTGTCGGTTCGATGCTCGTGGGGCCGGCCGATTTCATCCATCGCGCCCGGCGCATTCGCAAAATGATTGGCGGTGGGATGAGGCAGGCGGGCGTCATCGCGGCAGCCTGCCAGGTTGCGCTCGATACGATGGTGGAACGCCTGGCCGAGGATCACGCCCGCGCGCGCCGGTTGGCCGACGGGATTACCGCGGTCAATGCACCGGAAATCAGCGTGGTAGCACCGCGCTCCAACATCGTTGTCCTCACGTCGAAACGTGCGGACGGACGCATCGAACGTCTTGTGGCAGGTCTGCGTCAGGAAGGAATCCTCGTAGGGGCCACTGCGGCTCGGCTGCGCGCGGTCCTTCACCATGGTATCGACGATGACCAGCTCGAACGCGCGATAGGTGCCTTTCAGCGTTTTCTTCGTGCGGGATCAGGTTGA
- a CDS encoding RNA ligase RtcB family protein has product MIRIDERAHIVASPSSWIEGEAERQLRTTSGLAGVRWAVGMPDLHPGKGHPIGAAILVDGIVYPHLVGSDIGCGMALFRLELPGSKLNAERLAKRLRGLEGTWEGDAEAWLRDRGVVDPSFVDALGTIGGGNHFAELQAVHELAEPSAVHPLGIEKKSLVLLVHSGSRGLGESILRAHVAIYGAKGLEVDSTAGRDYLRAHDRAVMWGRANRALIAHRFAESVGADLHPVLDVCHNAVTPHDGGWLHRKGAAPHDQGPVAIPGSRGTLTYLVEPTGDGVSSGHSLAHGAGRKWTRSDARARMRDRFRAGELLRTDLGGFVVCDDKDLLFEEAPDAYKRIDRVVADLVDAGACRVLATLRPVVTYKIRKNGRE; this is encoded by the coding sequence ATGATTCGAATCGATGAACGTGCGCACATCGTGGCTTCGCCCTCCAGCTGGATCGAGGGGGAGGCCGAGCGGCAGCTTCGCACCACCAGTGGACTCGCCGGCGTGCGATGGGCGGTGGGCATGCCCGATTTGCACCCGGGCAAAGGGCACCCCATCGGGGCGGCCATTTTGGTCGATGGGATCGTCTATCCGCACTTGGTCGGAAGCGATATCGGCTGCGGCATGGCACTCTTCCGCCTCGAGCTACCCGGCTCGAAGCTAAATGCCGAACGCCTCGCCAAACGGCTTCGCGGCCTCGAAGGAACATGGGAAGGTGACGCCGAGGCGTGGCTGCGCGATCGTGGCGTCGTCGATCCCTCGTTCGTCGATGCACTCGGCACCATTGGCGGAGGAAATCACTTTGCCGAGCTCCAAGCGGTGCACGAGCTCGCCGAGCCATCGGCAGTCCACCCCCTGGGCATCGAAAAGAAGTCGCTCGTTCTGCTCGTGCACAGCGGCTCGCGCGGCCTCGGCGAATCGATTTTGCGCGCCCATGTTGCCATTTACGGCGCCAAGGGACTCGAGGTGGACAGCACCGCGGGGCGCGATTACTTGCGCGCGCACGACCGCGCCGTCATGTGGGGGCGTGCCAACCGCGCCCTCATCGCGCACCGATTTGCGGAATCCGTCGGCGCCGACCTTCACCCCGTGCTCGATGTTTGCCACAATGCCGTCACCCCGCACGACGGCGGGTGGCTTCATCGCAAAGGCGCGGCCCCGCATGACCAAGGGCCCGTCGCCATTCCCGGATCGCGCGGCACCTTGACGTACCTCGTGGAGCCCACCGGCGACGGCGTCAGCTCGGGCCACTCGCTCGCGCACGGCGCGGGCCGCAAGTGGACCCGCAGCGATGCGCGCGCCCGCATGCGCGATCGCTTCCGCGCGGGCGAGCTCCTGCGCACCGACCTGGGAGGCTTCGTGGTGTGCGACGACAAGGACCTCCTTTTCGAAGAGGCGCCCGATGCCTACAAGCGCATCGACCGCGTCGTGGCCGATCTCGTCGACGCGGGAGCTTGCCGCGTGCTCGCCACCCTTCGCCCGGTGGTCACGTATAAGATTCGAAAAAACGGTCGTGAATGA
- a CDS encoding DUF2007 domain-containing protein, which translates to MTLRTFDDQISAEMMLNFLRDHDITVTVLGNSVATTMLNRFNTVLDIRLAVPRDELEQAREALQGFEPEGELEQLPFRGPAPRAKTGGDEEDDDTPIRRRYRRAAFALAWLLPFGSGHFYAQHSAAGVVFATAIVGNTLLMMATGNSNVGALTLLFVAADAITAPFAVARYNANRVPTASAQIKRALFTLLAAWALAIIHDRFFESYT; encoded by the coding sequence GTGACGCTGCGGACCTTCGACGATCAGATTTCCGCAGAGATGATGCTGAACTTCCTGCGCGATCACGACATTACGGTGACGGTGCTTGGAAACAGCGTCGCCACGACGATGCTCAATCGCTTCAATACAGTGCTGGACATCCGGTTGGCAGTGCCCCGGGACGAGCTCGAGCAAGCGCGGGAGGCCCTGCAAGGCTTCGAGCCCGAGGGCGAGTTGGAGCAGCTGCCATTTCGCGGTCCCGCGCCTCGGGCGAAGACAGGTGGCGACGAGGAGGACGACGACACGCCGATTCGCCGGCGGTATCGGCGTGCGGCCTTTGCGCTCGCGTGGCTACTTCCCTTTGGGAGCGGGCACTTTTACGCGCAGCACTCGGCCGCCGGCGTGGTGTTTGCGACGGCCATCGTGGGCAATACCTTGCTCATGATGGCCACCGGCAACTCGAACGTCGGGGCTCTGACCTTGCTGTTCGTTGCGGCGGACGCCATCACCGCGCCGTTCGCAGTGGCGCGCTACAATGCCAACCGCGTGCCGACAGCCTCCGCGCAAATCAAAAGGGCCCTGTTCACGCTGCTGGCGGCGTGGGCGCTCGCCATCATTCACGACCGTTTTTTCGAATCTTATACGTGA
- a CDS encoding polysaccharide lyase: MHDGSKRRRLIGAVIAACMSLSCSGSDVADDENLESTAPAETAASWQLKWSPAANRDGLKGFEGIEDDRANSHSAGQPHIFVSGNDYRFNMHMVDRDTATDRQRQEVKGMRTSSGSIIDMNLGETWKLSWSLYIPSSLKATTSFSHIMQLKMPGNGTSPILVMSLRRHGSTPKIEVKVIERDVLVGAIDLAPLQNKWIDTDLEFKIGDGSSGSVRWVVRDGSTTVIDTKKTGVDLWLGDRVRPKWGIYRSLGDSSGSLQDCYLLLSNMRGYQYL, translated from the coding sequence ATGCACGACGGCTCGAAAAGGCGGCGGCTCATTGGGGCGGTCATCGCGGCATGCATGTCGCTTTCCTGCAGCGGAAGCGACGTCGCGGACGATGAGAACCTGGAATCCACCGCGCCGGCAGAAACGGCGGCATCGTGGCAACTGAAGTGGAGCCCAGCGGCAAACCGAGATGGCCTGAAGGGGTTCGAAGGCATCGAGGACGATAGGGCGAATTCACATTCCGCTGGCCAGCCGCACATCTTCGTCTCGGGCAACGATTACCGTTTCAACATGCACATGGTCGATCGGGATACCGCCACGGATCGACAGCGCCAAGAGGTGAAGGGAATGCGCACCTCGAGCGGCAGCATCATCGACATGAATTTGGGCGAGACATGGAAGCTTTCCTGGTCGCTCTACATTCCGAGCTCCCTGAAAGCGACGACCTCCTTCTCGCACATCATGCAGCTGAAAATGCCGGGCAACGGGACGAGCCCCATCCTGGTGATGTCGCTACGCCGCCACGGCAGCACGCCGAAAATCGAGGTCAAGGTCATCGAACGCGACGTCCTCGTGGGCGCCATCGATTTAGCGCCGCTCCAGAACAAGTGGATCGACACGGACCTGGAGTTCAAAATTGGCGATGGGTCGAGCGGCTCCGTGCGCTGGGTCGTTCGCGATGGCAGCACCACGGTGATTGATACGAAGAAGACCGGCGTCGATCTGTGGCTTGGCGATCGCGTTCGACCCAAGTGGGGTATCTACCGCTCACTCGGCGACAGCTCGGGCTCCTTGCAAGACTGTTATCTACTGCTCAGCAACATGCGCGGGTATCAGTATCTCTAA